TAGTTTGTGTACCGAGTTTGAGAACGGCGAATTCCAGTCGACTAAACGTGAGTGGGAGGAAGCCAATGATTGTTTGCAACTAGAACGCTACAAGAGGCTAAAGCTAGAAATCCAAATTAGAAATGTAAGTGGAATACCAAGCATTCTAATCATGGAATCTAAGCTTAACCAATCTTTCAAACAATCTAAATTAAGGGAATTTCTCAAACCTGATAATTATGACTGGAAACTGGAAGTACTCACCAACATGGAAAACTCTTTGAATGGAATATCACAGTCTCTAATAATATGTAACGAATCGGACACTAAATTGGCAGAAATGGCTCAACAGGTTCAATCACACTTACAAAAAACGGTTGCAAATAATGACCGATTCAAAACTTCTCAAGTTTCAATCGAAATCCCTCTATTGTCTGACTTGAGGAAGACATATCCTCAAATACCAGATATACCGACCTCCTACGCAGCAATATTGTTGGATAACCATAACCCCATAACAGGGGCATCTAGATGCTCTTTAATATTTATGGTGcatatttcaaaatcaattcaACTTTCAGAATTACCATTATTCACAATAACTCAAACAAATCTATGTGCTACAAATGTTACAGATTCTTGGGAACCAGAATTGATTCGAATTACTGGTATACCACCAGTAACCTCAAGGAAAGCTTACGAGTTTCTGAATTAACCTCCAAATGTTCCTAGGTTTTGCCCATTTTTTACTTtcattcttcttctttttcgcTTTGATATACATCTACATTATATTATACTGATGCAATCTATAATATCAGGATCTATATTTTCCTATATAACAAAAACAATCTAATTCTATTAAAATATTTCATGATATTTATTATCATTCAAATACTGTGCAATTTGCGTACTAAAAAATTGGGAAACTGCTTCCGGCTCATATACACTCAATTTCTTGGCAAACTGACAAAACTCATATGCAGCGGATTCGGGAACAATGCTATCCTTCCGATAATCTCTATGGTTGACGATCATCTCTCTCATGAATTTTGCAGTTGTTAATATTGAGCCACTGGCTCTTCCCGAAATGAGATTGAAATACATCTctaatttctttgatgagACAGTGTCAATTTCCGGGAAGGCAATATCAACATATTCACGTACAATCGGTAGGAACCCTTTGAAGTTAGGAGAACCATTGAATATCTCATTCAATGATAATTCTTTAATAGTTGCATCTCCAGAATCATTAATGTTGGTTCGTATAAAGAACAGATCGTTATTGACTGCATCTCTATGATGGGCTCTCTtcatattttcttctacttTAGATATTGGTAGGTAGTTGTTTAGTTGGAAATGTAAAATTGCACGACTTAATAATATAGAAAACACAGAATACGCTGCATTCTCGAAATCGGTAATTGAGATTTCCATTGGTCTTAATTCAACCCTCCATCCTGGTTTGTTTGAGCCCGGTGTGGAATCTTGTGATGGAACCTTGAATCTAAGGGTTTGCCAGTTGGTTGATTGGATGTTCTCAAAATGATCCATTGAACTTTCGTTATCCTGCTCTATCCTCTCAGAGAATAAAACTAGTGGATCCCTAATGAATAAATGCGCAAAATGTCTAGACAAATCTTCATCCATACCATTCTGTATTAACCGATTCAGAATTTCCTGATTTATTGGTACATCAATATCATTGTATTctgatttgaagaattttgAGCCACCTAAATATTGATCGATTGAATCATATCTAGATTTAGGAATCTTTTGCATCCTTGACTTTCCCTGTAGGTGATCTTCATGGCCACCGTATAATGGATGTTCTGGTAGTGCTTCTTCGTTCCTTTCAAAAGGAGTTCTATCATCAACCGAGGCAGAGATAACATTCCACCTAACATCTTGGTCGGCCAAATGTCCCCTGAAAACAGGTGCTGCGGCAGTAACTGCCAACATAAAAGGCGCAATATTAACCAAGGAATCAAAGAGGTAGCGTGCATCGTTGATATTCTTTGCCTGCATTGTGACTTGTAAACAAGATGAGCCCATACCAAATCCCATTGAAtccatatatatatgaCCGGGTTTAGCAGCTGGATGAAGGAAATTATAATGGGCCTCCTTATCAGAATAGGGGAAGAGCGATCTTCTTGGAATAGAAGGATCTCTTGCATCCAAAGATCTTGTATTGACATCCTTATAGAGAGGGATATTTATTGCAACCTTTTGGCCACGGCGACGACGGATGTTTGCCGTCAAAGTTGGGAACCTTACATGcttattgatgatttcatcGGGCAAGAACAacgattttgatgaattccCCTGAACAATAGTTGAAGGAGAACAAAAATCTTTGACCCCCATCAAGGGGAACGAAGTCAATGTCAGTGGATAAACGTTTGGATCctcaatttcctcaatcGCCAATTTACGTCTAATATGCATATTCTCCTCGACATAGAAATAATCCTTCAGGTGATCACCATTGTATGGTCTCAGTGGAGTTGCCTCAAGCATAAAACGTCCGTATTCGGGATGAAAAAGCACGTCATTATCAAGAGATTTCTGGAAACTCTTACCCTCTTCTGATAAGTTATCCAAGACGAAATCGTGATCAATAGACAGTTTTAATGATTTCTCCCTCTCATTAAACGACACCATCATATATTCAATCTCATCGCCCCAATAAAAGGTATCGTTGTCCCTGGGCTGTGAAATCCGATAAGAATTGAGTAGCTGAGTAATACCGTTTTCCCTCACATGATCAGCCAATTTCTTGGACTCGTTCCAATGGAGTGGTGTACCTAAAGACAACAATCCCATTACTCTCAAACTAAAGCCAAAGTTCAagaaaactcaaataaTCAGACAAACTCTAAATAGATTAGCTTGCTATTTCGTTGATTAACAAACTCCTTGGCTGGTTGTAATGAAATATTACAAATCTTCACGAAAACAAAcgggaaagaaaaaaaaaataaccaaaAGGGCGCTTACTAATAACCCTAAATAACCTTTTCGTAAACTGCGGTGTACAGAATCTGCGAGCTATGTGTAATTATATGCCACCCGGAGAACAGCAATACCAACCTGTGGACGAGAGTAAATAGAAGAACGACAcattaaagaagaagatctACTAGTTGAAACTACAACAactcaaaaatttcatttctcTCTTAACGCCATACTAGTCAACTGTCTTattaattgaaaaatcccATTCTTATTAAATCCGCTCTGCTCGCATTTTTTAACCTATTCGGTCTTTGGCTATAGAGCCACAGTTATTTATCGTATTTACTTGATTTACTAACACactttctttgtttgtcTCATTGTCTTGCACATATTACAGCTTGGAGAGACTCTAATGGAGCTCGTTAGATGCTGGCGCTAGGCCATGGTCGGGGCCAGCATTGAGATTGAGATCGAGATCGAGATAGGAATAGAGATTGAACATGAAATTAGAATTGGAGGGGGGGATGCAAACTGTTGTGAGCCCTCCCCCCATTTATTACTTCTGTAGGTTTATTCGTAGAATTTGCCATATCTTATGTCCTAGAGATGTTTATCTGCAAAATGAGAGTGACTGGAAAATAAGGGTCGACTTTTTACGGAAATCGCAAATACCAAACTCGAAATCGCTAcatgattttcttttttttttttgagaaatttttattttttttttttttttaagtaATGAATTTATGATACCaattttcacttttttaAGTACTTGTTTGCTTAATTTaaatgtgttttttttttcttttaagaCACCTTCAAGGCCTTGTACGTTCCATTCATTCAAGTTCAGTACACTGCAAACACCCCACTTGAAGCAATCTCAAAATGTCGTTGGAAACCCTAGACTTGGTGGTTCCTGGCGATTCGATCAAACTTGCGTCAAGTAATAACATCACACTGGGCCCAAACATAGTTGTGGCTGGAGATTCTACATTGCATCCAACAACAGCtggtttctttgtttcgaaaaacacaaacaagGCCACGACGTTGAACTATGTCGAGTCGGCACGCGGTAGGTACGTCCCGCAAGTTGGCGATTTAGTGCTTGGTACAGTAGTTGGACAATTTGGTGATTACTATCGTATCTCCCTAAACGAAAACAGCGTTGACGTAATACTCAACATTTTCTCATTCCCCAATGCATCCAAGAAAAATCGACCTCGTTTGCAAGTTAGAGAACTCATATATGCTAGAGTCGCCAGCACTGAGAAAAATGTAGATGTGGAATTGAGTTGTATTGATCCGGTCACTGGTAAAGATGGCGGGTTTGGTCCCTTGAACGGCGGTTACGTCTTCAATGTATCTACCGCATACTCGAGGTTCTTGTTGTTCACTCCAAATGCGCCTGtgctgaagaaaatggtggAAAAATTACAGTTTGAAATTGCCGTAGGTGTCAATGGGAAGGTTTGGGTCAAATCAGATACTCCCAAGTCAACCATGCTTTGCGCCGAAATAATATCGGAATctgaaaaatggaaacaGTCGGAAATCcctgaaaaatttgaattgcttctgaaaaagttcaaaaagTTGTAAGGTAAACCACGCAAGGTACTATAAAATGCATCACCATTGTATACTATCTATATTCGtacataaatatatatttcttgaaaaggaggggaaaaaaaaacactcCATGCTGCCAAACTAATTTTGCAGTCCTccaacattttctttaagTGGGTTGTTGCCAATTCTGGAAAAGCTGGTATAGTGGTAAAAATCATGAGCATCAGAAATGGCTGACAAACTGTTACTCCCGAGATTAGGGGTGGAGTCATTTGAATGGTTTAAAGCAAGTGCATTTTGTTCGTAGTGACTTGCATTGAAGAACGAAACATCTCGGGCATGTTTTGACTGGTGGGTCTCCTTAAGAAGTTTAACTTGATGTCtgtatttctttgaatcaCTCATGTTAAGAAATGGATTCTCTAAATACTTATACTCCTGTATCAGCTGTCGATAATAGTTCTTTTTCACATCGTTTTCTTTGCTCTTCGGGAGCGGATCTTCATCCATAGTAGTAGAAGCAAGCTTTTCTAATCCTACAACTGGAATTTTGGAGTTGATTCCAAGGGACTGATTGTAGAGCtcgatattttcattgctGACTTTTGGTAAATCCACGCAATGATTTCTGAAAAGTCCGGAGAGCTTTGATAAATCTGGTAAGTCCCTTTCAAAGACAGAAAGAGACTCATCTACGTTAGTCTCTTGCTTAAAAACTGATATGTTATCGagtttcttctctttttcgtTGTTTTCTAACTTCTCAAGCAACATACCtgaaaatgtttcttcGTTGATCGTAGATTTGATTACAGGAAAAGATATGAACCCCTCTTCCCCTTTGTCCTGCATACCACGATAATGatcatcaaaacttttctttattatttCATAATATTTCTCTGTTTTACTCAATAACTCCAAAGAA
The window above is part of the Pichia kudriavzevii chromosome 1, complete sequence genome. Proteins encoded here:
- a CDS encoding uncharacterized protein (PKUD0A04760; similar to Saccharomyces cerevisiae YJL101C (GSH1); ancestral locus Anc_1.265), which encodes MGLLSLGTPLHWNESKKLADHVRENGITQLLNSYRISQPRDNDTFYWGDEIEYMMVSFNEREKSLKLSIDHDFVLDNLSEEGKSFQKSLDNDVLFHPEYGRFMLEATPLRPYNGDHLKDYFYVEENMHIRRKLAIEEIEDPNVYPLTLTSFPLMGVKDFCSPSTIVQGNSSKSLFLPDEIINKHVRFPTLTANIRRRRGQKVAINIPLYKDVNTRSLDARDPSIPRRSLFPYSDKEAHYNFLHPAAKPGHIYMDSMGFGMGSSCLQVTMQAKNINDARYLFDSLVNIAPFMLAVTAAAPVFRGHLADQDVRWNVISASVDDRTPFERNEEALPEHPLYGGHEDHLQGKSRMQKIPKSRYDSIDQYLGGSKFFKSEYNDIDVPINQEILNRLIQNGMDEDLSRHFAHLFIRDPLVLFSERIEQDNESSMDHFENIQSTNWQTLRFKVPSQDSTPGSNKPGWRVELRPMEISITDFENAAYSVFSILLSRAILHFQLNNYLPISKVEENMKRAHHRDAVNNDLFFIRTNINDSGDATIKELSLNEIFNGSPNFKGFLPIVREYVDIAFPEIDTVSSKKLEMYFNLISGRASGSILTTAKFMREMIVNHRDYRKDSIVPESAAYEFCQFAKKLSVYEPEAVSQFFSTQIAQYLNDNKYHEIF
- a CDS encoding uncharacterized protein (PKUD0A04770; similar to Saccharomyces cerevisiae YOL142W (RRP40); ancestral locus Anc_3.13) encodes the protein MSLETLDLVVPGDSIKLASSNNITLGPNIVVAGDSTLHPTTAGFFVSKNTNKATTLNYVESARGRYVPQVGDLVLGTVVGQFGDYYRISLNENSVDVILNIFSFPNASKKNRPRLQVRELIYARVASTEKNVDVELSCIDPVTGKDGGFGPLNGGYVFNVSTAYSRFLLFTPNAPVLKKMVEKLQFEIAVGVNGKVWVKSDTPKSTMLCAEIISESEKWKQSEIPEKFELLLKKFKKL